In Gimesia benthica, a single window of DNA contains:
- a CDS encoding flagellar basal body P-ring protein FlgI has product MSARFFQSVIVCLLFLGMLTCSQQELQARTRVENICSVYGMREIKLTGMGLVVGLDGTGDGPKNLPTIRSLAAALKHLNNPVVDLKDLAAANNVALVMIEATIPASGIRKGQKLDCFVSSMLGAKSLRGGRLLVAPVATPEIGNEVFAGLCSGAVILEDELSLATGKIINGLVMERDFELSFIDRRTRSITLLVDKRHAGFHTASEVARVINAEFSFEAGNSQLAIAQGPGRVFIRIPRQYIESPVEFIAAVMEVGIDRPHQQARVVVNPKSQTVVVTGEVEISPVVISHKNLTVGIGNPAEGGLPGGFVPVNGQPGQQNTQRLQELVEALNQLRVPTEDVISIIRELHRSGKLHAEYDEH; this is encoded by the coding sequence TCTGCAGCGTGTATGGCATGCGGGAGATTAAGCTCACAGGCATGGGGTTGGTAGTCGGGCTCGACGGGACGGGAGATGGGCCCAAGAATCTGCCGACGATCCGCAGCCTGGCCGCAGCACTCAAGCACTTAAATAATCCGGTGGTCGATCTCAAGGATCTGGCTGCCGCGAATAACGTGGCACTGGTCATGATTGAAGCCACGATTCCTGCCAGTGGAATTCGGAAAGGGCAGAAGCTGGATTGCTTCGTCAGTTCCATGTTGGGAGCTAAAAGTCTGCGGGGCGGTCGTCTGCTGGTCGCACCGGTAGCGACACCGGAAATCGGTAACGAAGTGTTCGCCGGTCTCTGTTCCGGAGCTGTGATTCTGGAAGACGAACTTTCACTGGCAACCGGGAAGATTATCAACGGCCTGGTGATGGAGCGGGACTTCGAACTTTCGTTTATCGATCGTCGGACCCGTTCGATTACGTTGCTTGTCGATAAGCGTCATGCAGGCTTTCACACTGCCAGTGAAGTCGCCCGTGTCATCAATGCCGAATTCAGTTTTGAAGCAGGGAACAGTCAACTGGCGATTGCCCAGGGGCCGGGCCGGGTGTTTATCCGGATTCCCCGTCAGTATATCGAATCACCGGTCGAGTTTATTGCAGCTGTGATGGAGGTCGGCATCGATCGTCCGCACCAGCAGGCCCGGGTGGTGGTCAATCCTAAATCACAAACCGTTGTCGTCACCGGCGAAGTCGAAATCAGCCCGGTGGTGATCTCACATAAGAATCTGACCGTAGGCATTGGTAATCCGGCCGAGGGGGGGCTGCCGGGAGGCTTTGTGCCGGTTAATGGACAGCCAGGTCAGCAGAATACGCAACGACTGCAGGAACTGGTCGAGGCGTTGAATCAGTTGCGCGTGCCTACCGAAGATGTGATCAGCATTATCCGCGAGTTGCATCGTTCCGGAAAACTGCACGCGGAATATGATGAACACTAA